In the Theobroma cacao cultivar B97-61/B2 chromosome 1, Criollo_cocoa_genome_V2, whole genome shotgun sequence genome, one interval contains:
- the LOC18611260 gene encoding uncharacterized protein LOC18611260, whose product MPGGWHFSRVDTLELKSQIERKIGRVKAEKYFNLLTRFLSLKINKPEFDRLCIGTIGRENVRLHNHFLRSIIRNASLSKTPPSRENKLEGSLSVKVANGYQRSNLQSLCKDFPQSPRKGRTPNLRDRKFKDRPSPLGPHGKNHSTACEDAVPKIQEQQSATELLSLCSRPPGSVEDGEEVDQAAESPSIHSRSPVRAPLGISLNAKGMRKVPWNGLASAAETCHSRGELPDSSSLRKRLEQKLEMEGLNISVDCANLLNDSLDVFLKRLIKPCLELAGSRSGQKLLDQGHNWSMASLNGMRPVRYAQKQNGSISASMLDFRVAMELNPLILGVDWPTQLEKVSLLASEE is encoded by the coding sequence ATGCCGGGTGGTTGGCATTTTTCTCGAGTAGATACTTTAGAGCTGAAATCTCAAATTGAAAGAAAGATTGGGCGTGTAAAAGCAGAGAAATACTTCAATCTGCTCACTAGATTTTTGAGTCTGAAGATTAACAAACCTGAGTTTGATAGACTCTGCATTGGTACCATAGGGAGAGAAAATGTTCGTCTTCATAATCATTTTCTCAGATCAATTATTAGAAATGCTTCACTTTCAAAGACTCCTCCATCAAGAGAGAACAAGTTGGAAGGATCTTTAAGCGTTAAAGTGGCAAATGGGTATCAAAGAAGTAATCTTCAGTCACTTTGCAAAGACTTTCCTCAATCCCCTCGCAAGGGCAGGACTCCAAATCTTCGTGATCGCAAGTTCAAGGACCGCCCAAGTCCTTTAGGGCCTCATGGAAAGAACCATAGTACTGCTTGTGAAGATGCAGTTCCTAAAATTCAAGAACAGCAGAGTGCTACTGAGTTGCTTTCTTTGTGTAGCAGACCACCTGGCTCTGTGGAGGACGGAGAGGAGGTTGATCAAGCTGCAGAAAGTCCAAGCATTCACAGTAGGAGTCCTGTTAGAGCTCCACTTGGCATCTCTTTGAATGCTAAAGGTATGCGAAAAGTACCTTGGAATGGATTGGCATCTGCTGCTGAGACTTGTCATTCCAGAGGTGAACTACCTGATAGCAGTTCTTTGAGGAAGAGGTTGGAACAGAAGCTGGAGATGGAGGGATTAAACATCTCAGTAGATTGTGCCAATTTGTTGAACGATAGCCTTGATGTTTTCTTGAAGAGATTGATAAAACCCTGTTTGGAATTGGCTGGGTCAAGGTCTGGACAGAAACTTCTTGACCAAGGTCATAATTGGTCCATGGCCTCTTTAAATGGAATGCGGCCTGTGAGATATGCACAAAAGCAAAATGGGTCCATTTCTGCATCAATGTTAGACTTTCGAGTTGCGATGGAGCTAAATCCCCTGATTCTTGGCGTAGACTGGCCAACGCAACTTGAAAAAGTCTCCCTGCTTGCTTCAGAAGAGTGA
- the LOC18611259 gene encoding peroxidase 73, translating to MGQVINLAVVLSLSLCFCLLPDTASAQLKRNYYANICPNVENIVRGAVAKKFSQTFVTVPATIRLFFHDCVVQGCDASVIITSSGGNTAEKDHPDNLSLAGDGFDTVIKAKEAVDAVPSCRNKVSCADILAMATRDAIALAGGPSYAVELGRLDGLSSTAASVNGKLPQPFFNLNQLNSLFAAHGLNQADMIALSAAHTVGFSHCSKFANRINNFSRQNPVDPTLNRAYASQLQQMCPRNVDPRIAINMDPNTPTKFDNVYYQNLQQGKGMFTSDQVLFTDQRSKPTVNAWATNSQAFQQAFVTAITKLGRVGVKTGKNGNIRRNCAAFN from the exons ATGGGTCAGGTCATTAATCTTGCAGTTGTGCTGtcactttctctttgtttcTGTTTGCTTCCTGATACAGCATCTGCTCAACTAAAACGGAATTACTATGCTAATATTTGCCCAAATGTAGAAAATATTGTTAGAGGTGCAGTAGCGAAGAAGTTCAGCCAAACTTTTGTCACAGTTCCTGCAACTATCCGTCTCTTCTTCCATGATTGCGTTGTTCAG GGTTGTGATGCTTCGGTTATCATTACATCCTCCGGTGGCAACACAGCCGAAAAGGATCACCCTGATAACCTGTCATTAGCAGGAGATGGATTTGACACTGTCATCAAAGCCAAAGAAGCAGTTGATGCAGTTCCAAGCTGCAGAAACAAGGTCTCTTGTGCTGACATCTTGGCCATGGCAACCCGAGATGCTATTGCTCTG GCAGGTGGACCGTCTTATGCTGTTGAATTGGGGAGATTGGATGGCTTAAGCTCCACAGCTGCTAGTGTAAATGGAAAGCTGCCTCAACCATTTTTCAACTTGAATCAGCTCAATTCTCTGTTTGCAGCACATGGACTCAACCAAGCGGATATGATTGCTCTTTCAG CGGCACACACCGTCGGATTCTCACATTGCAGCAAGTTTGCCAACAGAATAAACAATTTCAGCCGTCAAAACCCAGTGGACCCAACACTCAACCGGGCCTATGCTTCCCAACTTCAACAAATGTGCCCCAGGAATGTAGACCCCAGGATAGCAATCAACATGGACCCAAACACACCCACGAAATTTGACAATGTCTACTACCAGAACCTGCAGCAAGGCAAGGGTATGTTCACCTCAGACCAGGTTCTATTCACGGACCAAAGGTCTAAGCCTACTGTGAACGCCTGGGCCACCAACTCGCAGGCTTTTCAGCAAGCCTTTGTTACTGCCATTACGAAGCTGGGCCGGGTAGGTGTCAAGACTGGGAAGAACGGGAACATACGTAGAAATTGCGCTGCCTTTAACTGA